GTTATACTTGCATTCAGACAGTGTTGAATGGTTATTCTGAAAGACAACATGCCATCCCAAGGAAGTAGGATATATTCATATTGGATAAGATTGACTTTGTTCAATGTAAATgttacaacaacaaaaaaaaatcagcaaAGAATCCTTGTCCCTTGTTTAAGCCCATTCATAAACATATGCTTTCTTGAAAATGCAATGATGATACTGTAATGTTACCTCAACATAGTCAATTCTCCCACCAGCTTCTGTTACTAATTGAATGACAAGACTTCTCAGTTCTTGGCATGTGCTTTGCTCATGTAGTGCAGCATACTTGGCTTTTGACAATGAGTTGTAGATGGACAAGGCCTAGGGGACAAAACAATACATgacaaattaaattttatatcatgtaaCTGTAAGAAAATCCTATGATGCAGGATCTCTAACAACAAAACAACGTATTATACTAAGATGTCTAgttttgcaaaagaaaaaaaagatttccaTTCTAGTCAGCACTAATTCGTAATAACTATAAAACAAACACAAGACTAATAGACATATTTGCAATTTactattttcatttcatattgcAGTAACTTAAAGCTTCAAACTGTCCCAGCTAACTCCATGGTCAACCTTTGTTGAAGCTTCAAATGTATCTTAGGGATAACAATTGTGAGATAATTGTGCCACATAGAATAAGAGGCAGCAATATTATCATTTAGAAATATTATCATTTGTGGTGATTTGTcaaaatcttctttcttcttttacatAAATATCCTTCTCCTGTACTATCAAAAAATTCTCTCTAACCACTATAATAGGTTTCACAGACTGAGGTTACATCACACGGATTTCGGCATCACAATGGATGCTAGAAATGGATCCATCCAACAATCAGAGGCTGAGAGATAACCAACCAACAATGAAGTAACCAACTTGAATGCTTTAATTAGAAGGTAGATGACAGATTAATCATATAGAAGAATAAGAAACGAAGGAAATGTTTGTTTATACCTCTAAGATGAGGCAAGAGATTGAAGATCATATACACGGCACCAGCACCAGATGCTCCTGGTATGCATGAAAACTTCTACGATAAAATTGATAAGCTAATTTAATTACAAAATGCAAACTTCTCTGAGCTCACCAGAGCTCATATACATGGCACCAGCACCAGATGCTCCTGGTATGCATGAAAACTTCTACCAGAAAAATGATAAGCTAATTTAATTACAAAATGCAAAATTCTCTGAGCTGCAAACTTCTCTGAGCTCACCAGACCCAGTTGCTGCCACTTTGGCAGTACTAGAAACAATGGCCAGGCCACATTTTTTTAATGTCTCATCAGAATGATTGCTCGATCTAAATATGAGCTACACAGAACTCGTAGCCTCACACAGTAAAAAATCAAACAAAGATTACACTTACCAGAATCCAACTACTAAGAATCCTCAAGATTGGAAAATCTAAGATACTTTTAATTTTGACATGATGAATACTATAATCTGTTTCACGTGACTCAAATGGCTCATGATTGCATAACCAGATTATCATAGACTTCAAATGTTTCTAACTATTTAAAAAGAACAATGAAAGCTACACATGCACTTCGTTAATAGTATCAATAGTATGCACTACAAATATAGTAACACGAGCATTAAGCATTTCTTAGCTGTAAGACAAACCTTCTCTCGCTCCTCAGGTGAGAGGCGCACATTACGGGAGCTCATAGCTAGACCATCAGATTCACGTACAATTTCTGAACCAATTATTTTAACCGCAAAATCAAGATCACGAACCTAAAATAGACCAGCAATCAACAAAAGCACCCAAAGAGTTACTAACATGATGTAATTTTGCTTCTTGGTGATGAGTCAtctaatgcaaattaatcaaaagcaggaaAAAAGTGATAAATTAAACATTCACTAATGCTGCATATTATACAGATATTCCTTCATATAGGCATGAACAATGACAAAGATTACAAGTCGATGGAACGCTAATAATGTCATCCATCGATCAAGCAACATGCAGTTGACAACACAATCAAAGTTTTTGTTCTAGCTGAGTCCACAGTTAATAGTGGTCCAACTTAGCCATTAGTGAACACATTTGGTGACATTAAGAGTCATGAACCAGATGTCTTGAGAAGTGGGGGCCATCATCACAGGCTATATAAAAGGGGTCTACCAAGTAATGCATTAATTGAGTGTAGACATTTATGAACCTAAGTAATGCACATTTATGGAAAAAAACAATACTAACTTTTTCACCTATTTATGGTGCCAAAGAGCATATCACAAACTAAACAAACCAAGTGTGCTTTCATAATTCATTGCTATTCCGATTAAGACTATTAGGCCATCTACACAAATAATATCCCATTTCATCCCTATCTACACAAATCAAGCTTATGTTTTTCAACCTATCAGATGTGAGCCCAACAAAGAATATATGAACAGCCAGAAATCTGAGAGTTGACCATTATGGTCAAATATGTTTAACCTTTTAAAGAACACAGGAGAGTTAAGCTAAGATAAGAGTCTAAGACATCCCAAACTTATGTCTTTTTACATATTAGATGTGAGTCCAACTAAAGTTGTGATGGGCATCGAATGTGTCACGAGTCATGTTTCATAGATGGAGTGTTCAGTAGTGAAAAACATGTTCAAAGTTAGTATAATATAACTGAGATCATTATAGTGGTTATATGAGTTTATTAGAAAAGATAGAATATGGATTATTTCACTTGTAAACAATTAGGCATatcacaaataaataataatgatgaaaaatcatttaagatggtacaAATATTTTCAAAGGAGAACAATAGATTTTGTGCTTAGACGGAATTTAATCAGGATTAATGGTAAGAGGAGAGAAACAAGGAGTTGAATGCTCTTGATTTAAGTAGAATTATTGCCATAAACATAACCACAAAAAAGAAACCCTAAAGGGTTGGAACATTATGGCTTGTAGTCGTTGATGTTTTTCCAGGTCAATGACTTCATACAAAATGCAGAATTTGAGTAGGTCATCCTATTTGGTGCACACCTATGGCAACATCAACGAGTCTAGCATTCACAATAAACTGTTTCCCTCTGGTTCAGCTAAAGTCACGATTCTTGTTCTCTGTGAACTGAACTAAAacgaaaaggaggagaaaaaaactgcagaggaggtaacaaatctcGGAGATACCATTCGACAGATGATGCGCCATTGTTGATAGTCCTTCTTGCCGAAGACTGCGATATCGGGTTCCACAATATTGAACAGCTTGGCCACGATGGTCGCGACCCCTCGGAAAAATACCGGCCTGCTCATCCCGCACAATCCGCGCTCCAGCTTCTCCACCCGGACCCAGGTCTCGTGCCCTGACCCATCACCCGCCGCCGCCTCGAGGCAAGACACAGGCGGCGAGCCAGAAGAACCGATGGCGCCTTCAGTCCTCCTCGCCTGAACATCGCCACGGCCGCCGCCTTCACCATAGTCGTAGAGGTTGGTGGGACAGAAGACGGCGTGTACCCCCAGGTCGGCAAGCTTGTGCAGGTCGCCACGGAGGTCGGCAGGGTAGGCGTCGAGGTCTTCTGAAGGAGCAAATTGGCCGGGATTGACGTAGATGGAGACGACGGTGAGGTCCGCAAGGGCGCCGGCGGCGCGGACGAGAGCAAGGTGACCCTCATGAAGGAAGCCCATGGTGGGGACGAAAGCCAGCGTCTTGCCCTTCGACCGATGCGACCGCGACCACCGCCGCATCGCCGTCTTGTCCCTTATCACCTCCGGTTCACTGGCCATcgactcttcctcctctcctctcctctcctctccgctCCTCTGCCTTTCCTTTCCCTTACACGGCGGCGGGGTTGCATTGAAGTGAGGCCCACCAACAACGCAGACCGTTATGTGGTGTTATGGCGTTATATTCTGCGTCAATTTAACAAAAATACCCTGGACATACCACCAGCTGTCGCGTCCGGCTCACGATGAGGCGGCGCTGCCGGCCCTTCCCCCTTCCCCACTCTTCCCTACGGACGGAGGTGTCGGCGAGGGACAAAGACGAGACAACGAGGCTGAGGTCCTTGATGTTGCAGGATGCAACGTACCTGATCCAGCGCTTGAAGTCGACATTGTATCGGCGGTCGAGAGGGAGGGCAACGCAGAGTGTGTCGATCCGACGCCCACGACCATGCTCGAAGAGGAACCGATCGACGCCCGCGTCAAAGTCATCGGCGGATGCAACGAAGGTGTGGGGGGAGGGGTGGTCAAGGCCGACAGGGTGGGGCTAGCGGTGGCACTAAATGCCGCGCCaccgagaagaggaggagaagggggaaggagaaagaggaggcaCTGCTAAAAGCCCAACATTGAGGACTTTTCTAGATAAAATATCTAATAACTGATACGCATAAATTGTTGAGATTAATATATTTCATTGATGTTTTATGATCTATTCTTTCaatttgttttttatttactTTAAAGTTCTAACATGAAGAAACTAAAATTAATGGATGACAAATGGTccataataaacaaataaaaatttcTTTTCTCATGAATAATTTGGTAATGATTGGCACAGTAAGCATTTCCAAATGGTgcaaaatttagatttttttttgtgtgtgtaaaTGTATATACTAACATCAAGCATTATGAGCACAATCACTAAAGAAGACAGTAAACATGATTAATACTAAATAACTTATTTGACAAAATGCATCTCCAAATTGTCTAATAAATTTAAATGTTCTTATAAGTTGCACTAAACACCTTGAAACATGAGAATTGACAACATCTAGACAAAGGTAGCAAGAGAACTTAATGAACCACCAAATCAAAATTTGCAAACCACCCAAGTTTGATATTTACATCTGATAACATATGGTTTTTCCTATTTCAGTGAAAGAAATTTCTAAAGCCATACAACATCATGAAGGTGGCTCAACTCCTACGAGCGACTACCAGATTGCATACTGTTTATCCCAAAACAAGAGTTGCATAAATCCTATCTATCATATATTTTTGGGTGTCTCCTCATGGTAAAGATGCAAGCCGAAACCAAATCGAGCACAGGCTTTGCAAAATGCTAGTTCTTCGGCtgctgcaagtggatcttcaaaccgGCCATCGTTCAAGGACACTGTTGCTGTAGACTCCCTGTGTATCTGCAATTGTACAAGCATAAGCACACAACATTTAGGGAACCTGACAACTTGTTTCGATTAGCAATTCTTTTCTTGGTGAAGCTTTCGGCAGATTATTTATATCTAAAATGAATATATCCAGATTTCTTCTAATATCTGTCTTAAATCTTGTTAGGTCAAAGTCAAACTCCATGCAATTGTAGTGTTTCATCTATTTGTTAGACAAATGTCTTTGGAAATTTTTTATGAAGGTCATTGGAAGGTCCATGATATAACAACTCAAATTCAAATTTGCAGAAAAGATCATTCATTTGAAATTTCAGCATGTTCCACTGTGCAGCCAAATGTGCCAACCGTTAGGTGTTCCAAATCTATGATAGAAGAGCAGATGGAAAAAGCGAAACCAAATGTAAATGGCCTTAAAATATCTTGAATAGAAAGAGTGACAGAACTGAGAATTTCCTGAAACCAGATGCATGTTCTCATATGGTTCTGACACGGTTATTACTCTTAAGGCTAAATTTGATCTGGGAAAAATTGAAAATGTCATTAGTTAATCTTTTCAGTGATTATTTTGCTATTCCTTGTTTAACACATTTTTGTTGAATGGGAGTAACACAAAGAATATCACACCACCATAACCAGAAAAAGGCAGCATGAATTAATTAGGCAGAACGCAGACAACCCTATCTGAATCGGAATATTGCATGAGACCCAGGGCAACAGTATTTTGCAAATTAAAGCAGCAATGACTATATTACACCAAACACAGACAAACCCAACTATATCAGATTATTGGATGAGATAGATGCCAATTCTATGCTTATCCAGAAATGTTCCTCAACTAAATGTAGCCTATAATATAACCATGAGTTGGAGCAACAATAATTTGCAAAAAGGCTTCGAGTTAAGTTCCAAGGGTCAACCTACATATTCGTGAAACTTAATAACCCTTGAAGCACCTGATGGATGATCCAAGTCTAAtataaccaaggattgaaatatcgtaccataccagagtttcgaccttctctcggtatggtacggtactttATACTAAACAATatatcgttcggtatatatatatatatatatatatatatatatatatatatatatatatatatatatatatatatataatttttaaaatatgtgaCGTCACCTCTCTCATCCTCAGGCGAGGCGACGTtgcgtttatatatatattaaataaaaaataccgACTGGTAGCGAACGGTCCATGTACCGGTTTtctatcggatcggtacgtaccgcccgtaccgaacagtattattcgaaactgtataccttgaatATAACTATTGGAAAGAAACTTTATAGAGCACTCAAGAGCTggtttatcataaaaatttgctaATAAATATCTGTGTTTTCTAAAGTTGCATTTTGAATTAGCACCTGGAAACCAGATTGTTGGACATGCTGCATATAACCCTGTTATAAGTTGTCATTGTAGGACAATCCTAGTCTCAACACTCAACTGCCAGGGTATGTTTCAGTCCACTGCATTATTTTGAGCCAAAACCGCAGACGTGAATCACTTGAAATCAACAGAACTGCCAAAACCAATGAGACCAATCCCAACCCTATCACAATTTAACACTAGAATACCAGACATGGAAGTTTTTCATTAGAAGCATGAACCCAGTTTGGTTGCTGAAACTACTGAGACTTGACCTGAAAGTGCTGAAACCACTTTAATAATGCACTTTTTGAAATTGCAACAACTCTTCCTCATAGGCCCCCAAGAAGCACAAACACGGAAAAAATTAGGATACGGAACGGCAAGgacacgtgtgtgtgtgtgtatatatatatatatatatatatat
This DNA window, taken from Musa acuminata AAA Group cultivar baxijiao chromosome BXJ3-7, Cavendish_Baxijiao_AAA, whole genome shotgun sequence, encodes the following:
- the LOC135642084 gene encoding pantoate--beta-alanine ligase-like isoform X3, which gives rise to MASEPEVIRDKTAMRRWSRSHRSKGKTLAFVPTMGFLHEGHLALVRAAGALADLTVVSIYVNPGQFAPSEDLDAYPADLRGDLHKLADLGVHAVFCPTNLYDYGEGGGRGDVQARRTEGAIGSSGSPPVSCLEAAAGDGSGHETWVRVEKLERGLCGMSRPVFFRGVATIVAKLFNIVEPDIAVFGKKDYQQWRIICRMALSIYNSLSKAKYAALHEQSTCQELRSLVIQLVTEAGGRIDYVEIVEQESLIPVEEINSPAVICIAAWFGAVRLIDNMEINP
- the LOC135642084 gene encoding pantoate--beta-alanine ligase-like isoform X2 gives rise to the protein MASEPEVIRDKTAMRRWSRSHRSKGKTLAFVPTMGFLHEGHLALVRAAGALADLTVVSIYVNPGQFAPSEDLDAYPADLRGDLHKLADLGVHAVFCPTNLYDYGEGGGRGDVQARRTEGAIGSSGSPPVSCLEAAAGDGSGHETWVRVEKLERGLCGMSRPVFFRGVATIVAKLFNIVEPDIAVFGKKDYQQWRIICRMVRDLDFAVKIIGSEIVRESDGLAMSSRNVRLSPEEREKALSIYNSLSKAKYAALHEQSTCQELRSLVIQLVTEAGGRIDYVETWTGKVAILRDSGARKSDPG
- the LOC135642084 gene encoding pantoate--beta-alanine ligase-like isoform X1, translated to MASEPEVIRDKTAMRRWSRSHRSKGKTLAFVPTMGFLHEGHLALVRAAGALADLTVVSIYVNPGQFAPSEDLDAYPADLRGDLHKLADLGVHAVFCPTNLYDYGEGGGRGDVQARRTEGAIGSSGSPPVSCLEAAAGDGSGHETWVRVEKLERGLCGMSRPVFFRGVATIVAKLFNIVEPDIAVFGKKDYQQWRIICRMVRDLDFAVKIIGSEIVRESDGLAMSSRNVRLSPEEREKALSIYNSLSKAKYAALHEQSTCQELRSLVIQLVTEAGGRIDYVEIVEQESLIPVEEINSPAVICIAAWFGAVRLIDNMEINP